ACTCGCAGACAGCCACCTCTCGATGGTGCGCTACGAGCGCAAGTTCGTGATCACCAGGGATCCCGTTCTGTTTCGGGAGTTCGAGCGCTTTCGTGGAGACTTCGAGCGCGCCCTCGACCAGGCGTCGGCGGTGGCCGAGACGACGGTAAGGCCATTGCTCGACGCGGTGCGGGCCGTGCATCAACGGTATCTGGAGGTCCTCGGCGAGGAGCTGGAAAGCGTCAGGGCGGACCGGCCGTATCCCGCCGCCCGGATCAAGAGCGAGAAGGACAGGCTCTCCGATCAGATCCTCGCCGGGCTGGAGAAACTGAAATCCGAGCGCCACCGCGAGATGCTGGAAAAGGTCGGAGAGCTGGCGGAAGCCGGGGCGCGGGCGCGGCGGGTCGCCGGCGGCGTCACGATCGCCGGGCTCTTTTTCATTCTCCTCGTCTCGCTCGCCATCACGCGCAGCGTGACGCGGCCGGTTTCGCTCCTCAAGAACAAGACCGGCGAGATCGCCAAGGGACGATTCGACGGAGATTTGCGCATCGTTTCTCCGCCGGAGATCTCCGAACTCGCCGCGTCATTCAACCTGATGTGCCGGAAGCTCAACGAGATCGACAGGATGAAGGCGGATTTCTACGCGTCGATGTCGCACGAGCTGCGCACGCCGCTTACTTCGATCAAAGAGGGAACGGGGCTTCTCCTGGATGGAATCGGGGGGGAGACGACGGAGCGCCAGAAAAAACTCCTGAGGATTATCGCGGAGGAAAGCAACCGGCTGATCGGCCTGGTGAACTCGCTCCTGGACCTTTCCAAGATGGAAGCGGGGATGATGAGCTACAGTTTCCGCAGAAGCAGCCTGGCCCCGCTCATCCATCAGGCCGTCGGCGAGATCGTACCGTTGGTGGAAGCGAAGCAGATCAAGCTCGAAACGGAGATTGCCGGAACGCTTCCCGACCTCAACCTCGATCCGGAGCGGATTTTGCAGGCGCTCCGCAATCTCATCGGCAACGCGGTGAAGTTCACGCCGAAAAACGGCCTGGTTCGCATTGCCGCGGAGGCGGTGGACGGGAAGGTTCGCGTCTCGGTGAAGGATACCGGACCGGGAATTCCTCCGGAAAACCTCGGCACGATCTTCGAGAAATTCCAGCAGGCCAGACCCCAGGGCCCGTATTCCGCCAACGGAACCGGCCTCGGGCTCGCCATCGCCAAGCACATCATAACCTCTCATTCCGGGGAGATATGGGCCGAAAACGATCCAGAGCAGGGCAGCAGGTTTACCTTTGCCTTGCCCTTTTGACCGTGCTCTCGGGCTGCGCGCTCTTCCGGCCGCCTCTCGAGCCCAAGCCGGTCGAACCGCCCGAGCCGATCGTCCTGCCGCCGGAGCCCCCTCGTCCGCCGGGCATAATTTCTCGGGAAACCGCCGAGGAGCGGGAGCGGCGGGAAGCCCGGGAGCGCCTCGCGCTGGCCCAAAATTTGCTGTCGAGCGGTGATTACGAGGCTGCGCTCCGCGAAAGCCAGCGGGTAGTGGAACTGATGAGGGACAAGGCACCGGCCGACGCGGCGGTTTTCAACATGGGACTGATCTTTGCCCATCCCAAAAACCCCAAGCGGGACAACCGGCGCGCCATTGCCTACTTCAACCGGGTCATCAAGAACTATCCTGAAAGCGGCCTCGCCGAGCAGGCGCGGATCTGGGTGGGCGTTCTGGACGGCGTGGAGAAGTTGAAGCAGGTGGATCTGGAAATCGAAGAGCGAAAAAGGGACCGTTCGCGGTAGGAAGGGCCATGGCAGGCGGACGTATACTGGTCGTGGATGACGACGCCAACCTGGTCGAGCTGGTGAAGATGAGGCTCGAAGCCTCGGGTTTCGACGTCACCACGGCGATGACCTCGCAGGAGGCGCTGGACGCGGTTCGAGCCAAGCCGCTCGATCTCTGCCTCTTCGATCTCATGCTCGCGAACGGCAACGGCATCTCGCTGATGGAAGAGGTTCACTCGGTCATACCCGACATGCCCACGATCATCCTGACGGCGCACGGGTCGATCGAGAGCGCGGTCGAGGCGATGCGTCGGGGCGCCTACAGCTATGTCACCAAGCCCTTCGATCCGCGTGACCTTCTCCTGCAGATCGACCGGGCGCTCGAGCACCGCCGGCTCAATACCGAGATCCGGCGGCTCAAGGAGCTGCTCGAAGAGAAATACAACTTCGACAACATCATCGCCCGAAGCTCGAAAATGCGCGCGGTGCTGGATGTCGTGACGCGCATCGCCAAGCTCGATTCGACCGTCCACATTCACGGGGAAAGCGGCACGGGCAAGGAACTGATTGCGAAAGCCATTCATCTGGCGAGCGGAAGGAAAGACAAGCCCTTCGTGGCGCTGAACTGCGCCGCGCTGCCGGAGACGCTTCTCGAAAGCGAGCTCTTCGGTCACGAGAAAGGGGCCTTCACCGGCGCGCTCAAGAGCACCAAGGGGCTTTTCACGCAGGCCGACGGCGGGACGTTGTTCCTCGACGAGATCGGCGACATGCCGTTGTCGACGCAGTCCAAGCTGCTGCGCGTCCTGCAGGAACGACAGTTCTATCCGGTCGGCAGCGAGGTCGCGGTCGAGGTCGACGTCCGAGTGATCGTCGCCACCAACAAGGACCTCGAAGAACAAGTTCGCAAGGGCCTGTTCCGCGACGATCTCTTCTACCGAATCCACGTCATTCCGATCCATCTGCCGCCGCTGCGGGAAAGAAAAGAAGACATCGTGCCGCTCGTGGAAAGCTTCCTCAAGAAGTTCAGCCAGCAGATGAAAAAGGACGTGAAAGGAATCGCTCCGGAAGCGCTGCGAAAATTGATGCTCCACGACTGGCCGGGAAATGTCCGGGAGCTGGAGAATACCATCGAGTACGCCGTGGCCATGACCCAGAAGGACCTGATCACCGAGGATTACGTCCTGCAGGCCAGGAACGCCCCGGTGGAAGCTGCGGAAAAACCGGATCGGGAGGCGGCCCGCGGGGGAGCCGACGGGTTGCGTCCGCTGAAGGACGCCCGCGACGCCTTCGAGCGGGACTACCTGGTGCAGGTGCTGTCAATGACCGAGGGAAATGTGAGCCAGGCCGCCAGGCTCGCCGGCAAGTACCGAGCGGATTTCTACGACCTGCTGAAGAAACACGACCTCAAAGTGGAAGCCTTCAAGCGCGGAAAATCGACTCTCGCAAACTGAGCGCATCCCCCGCCTTTGCACGGAAAATACCCCTACAGCGGTGTAGGGAAAATCATACGATTCTTGCGGCTGCACATCTGAGCTGTTCGATTCTATTTTGCTTTTTAATCCAAAATTCCCGTGGCACACGTTTTGGTATTAGCGCGCCTGTTTTACTTCATGGTGTAAACAGTGGGCGCATGGGGCGCATATAAAGTTCAAGGAGGACAGAACATGACGATCAAGAGTTTGATCGCGGCGGGTGCATTTGGGTCCCTGCTCATGGCTCAGGGATGCATCGCCACGCGCGATTGGGTAAGGGAGCAGATGGATCCGGTGAACGCCCGGGTAACTCAGAGCGAAGGGCGGCTGACCCAGGCCGAGGGTCAGATCAGCAGCCTCGGCACGCGAATGAGCGGGGTCGAGGGCAAGCTCGGGCAGTTCGAAGGCAGGCTGGGGCAGGTCGATGAGAAGGCCGAAAGAGCGCTCAAAGCGATCGGGAACCTCAGGCTCGAGCGCAAGATCGTGATCGACATGAAAGAAGGCGCCAACTTCGCGTTCAATTCGGCCAGTCTTCCCGCGGAGGCCCGCCGGGAGATCGACGGTTTTCTGAGTGATCTCAAAGGCGAGGCAGGGGGCGAGGGGACTTTCTTCGTCGTTGCGGGTCATACCGACAACGTCGGTCCCGAAGACTACAACTACGAGCTGGGAAAACGCCGGGCGGATGCCGTGAGCCGATACCTGATCACGCAAAAGAAGCTCGATCCCATGCGCGTCGTCTCGGTTTCGTACGGAGAGAGCTCGCCGTTGATGGACAACAAGACGCCGCAGGGGCGGGCCAAGAATCGCAGGGTCGAAATCCTGGTGTACCGCGAAGGGATCACGACGGGGGCCACCGCGGGTCAACCCGGCCCGCAGGCGTCCCAGCCCGCGGAGCAACAGGTCAGCCAGAGATAGACCGCGTGGCGACCTCCCTAAACAAAAGAGAAAGGGCGGGGGGTCCCGCCCTTTCTCTTTTCTAGAACCTGTCTCGGAATGCGCTTTTAGCGATTTTCGGGTACCTGGTTCAGCTACCCCCAGGCCAGGAAGGACGACATCCGGGGGAATTCTCCTCCGAAAACCTTCACTTCATGGTGTTACACCGGCGCGTGGCCGAGATCGGCGGCGGCGCCGCGGTTCAGTATTCGCAGGTTCACGGTTCCTCGTAAAGAACCAGGAACCGAAAACTCTTCCTGTCCCGACCCCCCGCCCATTTCTCAACGATGAAGTCTTCCGTGACCCGCGCCGGGGCCTGGAAGCATCAGGACTGAAGTCGCAATCCGAGCCAGAAGCCGATCAGTGCCAGAGAGAGAATGCACCAGTTCGCGGCCTTGAGACGGCGCGTAACGCGATCGAGCTCCTCCGGGGGCACGATGCCTTCGTTTTCCTGGCGCTTCACAAACCGGTGGCCGATCCCCATGGCCTGGTAAACGCTGCACATGACCAGCAAAAACACGAACAGCAGCTTGACGGCGAGATTGTAGCCGATCTCGCTCATGAACGCTTCGCGATAGACGGCCTTGAGGGCGGTCAGCTCGAAGGCGCCCGTAAGCAGAGCCACCCCCAACGCGCCGATGTGGAGCGGGTTGTAAAACCTGAGCGCGGTCGCGAGCGCCAGGGCCCGTTCGTTCCTATCTTCGAGAGCGCCAAGCGCGGGCAGCAAGAGAGCCGACAGGCTGACCGCGGAGCCGAAATAGATCGTCAGCGCGAGAACGTGCAGCCACGAGCTGAGCACGGCGGCCCTGCTCAGCCCCAGGCGAACCGGGACCCTTTCTTGAGCGGTTTGCCGGGCGCGTCGTACGATTCGCCGATGGCTTCGAGCTGTCGGCGAAGCTTTTCCAGCTCATCGCGCTGATGGGCTTCGAACGCCCGCGCTTCCCTGGCCCGGCGCTCGAGGAACTCCTTCCATTCCTTTTCGCGGCGCGCCTGGAATTCCCGCTGCTCCCGCTCCCACCGTTCGTAGGATTCCTCGAGGAGCGTCCGGATGTGATAGTTCAGGTTCTCGCCCACGACCATCGACTTGTTGCAGTGCGGGCAGAAGATCACGTTGCCGATCACGAAGCTGCCGACAGGCTCGACATGGACCTGCCCGCATTTGAAGCAGCGGATCGGAATCGTCCAGGAGTCAACGGGCGGCAGCGGAACGAACTCGACCTCGGGCTCCGGGGGGGCGGAGGGGGAAGGACTCGCCGAGGGCGGCGAGCTGGCCGCGCTGCCGTCACCGGCTGCCGGCGCCGCGGCGGCCGCCTTCGCCGGGGGTTTCGCCGGGGAACCGCCCTGGCCCTTGCGAAAGCGCGACGGGAAATTGTCGCCGAACGTGACGTCAGGATGCAGCGCGCGCGCCCGCGCAATCAGCGTCTCCTCGGTTTCGACGTTGTTCGGATCGGTGACGCAGCAATCGACCGGACAAACCGCGGCACAGG
The sequence above is a segment of the Candidatus Zixiibacteriota bacterium genome. Coding sequences within it:
- a CDS encoding tetratricopeptide repeat protein: MGRKRSRAGQQVYLCLALLTVLSGCALFRPPLEPKPVEPPEPIVLPPEPPRPPGIISRETAEERERREARERLALAQNLLSSGDYEAALRESQRVVELMRDKAPADAAVFNMGLIFAHPKNPKRDNRRAIAYFNRVIKNYPESGLAEQARIWVGVLDGVEKLKQVDLEIEERKRDRSR
- a CDS encoding OmpA family protein codes for the protein MTIKSLIAAGAFGSLLMAQGCIATRDWVREQMDPVNARVTQSEGRLTQAEGQISSLGTRMSGVEGKLGQFEGRLGQVDEKAERALKAIGNLRLERKIVIDMKEGANFAFNSASLPAEARREIDGFLSDLKGEAGGEGTFFVVAGHTDNVGPEDYNYELGKRRADAVSRYLITQKKLDPMRVVSVSYGESSPLMDNKTPQGRAKNRRVEILVYREGITTGATAGQPGPQASQPAEQQVSQR
- a CDS encoding ATP-binding protein, yielding MRLSLFTRLFIGYVAVFALAGAVGLYAIEELRGLDRITRSILEKDNRIVEFEKRLADSHLSMVRYERKFVITRDPVLFREFERFRGDFERALDQASAVAETTVRPLLDAVRAVHQRYLEVLGEELESVRADRPYPAARIKSEKDRLSDQILAGLEKLKSERHREMLEKVGELAEAGARARRVAGGVTIAGLFFILLVSLAITRSVTRPVSLLKNKTGEIAKGRFDGDLRIVSPPEISELAASFNLMCRKLNEIDRMKADFYASMSHELRTPLTSIKEGTGLLLDGIGGETTERQKKLLRIIAEESNRLIGLVNSLLDLSKMEAGMMSYSFRRSSLAPLIHQAVGEIVPLVEAKQIKLETEIAGTLPDLNLDPERILQALRNLIGNAVKFTPKNGLVRIAAEAVDGKVRVSVKDTGPGIPPENLGTIFEKFQQARPQGPYSANGTGLGLAIAKHIITSHSGEIWAENDPEQGSRFTFALPF
- a CDS encoding sigma-54 dependent transcriptional regulator, with the protein product MAGGRILVVDDDANLVELVKMRLEASGFDVTTAMTSQEALDAVRAKPLDLCLFDLMLANGNGISLMEEVHSVIPDMPTIILTAHGSIESAVEAMRRGAYSYVTKPFDPRDLLLQIDRALEHRRLNTEIRRLKELLEEKYNFDNIIARSSKMRAVLDVVTRIAKLDSTVHIHGESGTGKELIAKAIHLASGRKDKPFVALNCAALPETLLESELFGHEKGAFTGALKSTKGLFTQADGGTLFLDEIGDMPLSTQSKLLRVLQERQFYPVGSEVAVEVDVRVIVATNKDLEEQVRKGLFRDDLFYRIHVIPIHLPPLRERKEDIVPLVESFLKKFSQQMKKDVKGIAPEALRKLMLHDWPGNVRELENTIEYAVAMTQKDLITEDYVLQARNAPVEAAEKPDREAARGGADGLRPLKDARDAFERDYLVQVLSMTEGNVSQAARLAGKYRADFYDLLKKHDLKVEAFKRGKSTLAN
- a CDS encoding YfhL family 4Fe-4S dicluster ferredoxin, whose product is MATMITNECISCGACEPECPNNAISQGETIYVIDPKLCTECVGFHDYEACAAVCPVDCCVTDPNNVETEETLIARARALHPDVTFGDNFPSRFRKGQGGSPAKPPAKAAAAAPAAGDGSAASSPPSASPSPSAPPEPEVEFVPLPPVDSWTIPIRCFKCGQVHVEPVGSFVIGNVIFCPHCNKSMVVGENLNYHIRTLLEESYERWEREQREFQARREKEWKEFLERRAREARAFEAHQRDELEKLRRQLEAIGESYDAPGKPLKKGSRFAWG